One Solanum lycopersicum chromosome 4, SLM_r2.1 DNA window includes the following coding sequences:
- the LOC101263406 gene encoding abscisic acid 8'-hydroxylase 3, translating into MDLIIFIVMLLVMVLVVVLLVLLRTNKASPKEMEAIPGTLGWPIIGESLSFISEFSSPAGIYSFINKRQKLYGKVFKSYVLGRYTVFMTGREASKILLTGKDGIVSLNLFYTGQQVLGPTSLLQQTGEAHKRLRRLIAEPLSVDGLKKYFQFINSLAIETLDQWSGRKILVLEETSTFTLKVIGNMIMSLEPTGEEQEKFRTNFKIISGSFASLPFKVPGTAFYRGIQARDRMYAMLDSIIDQRRSGENIKQDFLQSLVKKHGKDAPEGDDDDKLTDKQLKDNILTLLVAGHDTTTAALTWLLKFLQENPAVLERLREEHREIQAQKQGTLDLTWSEVNNMPYTAKVISETLRMATILPWFSRKAAQDFEIEGCKIKKGWSLNLDVVSIHRDPKIFPNPEKFDPSRFDDPLKPFSFLGFGSGPRMCPGINLAKLEISVFLHHLVCRYKWTPLDTDDSVQPTLVRMLKNKYPVMVEPL; encoded by the exons ATGGActtaatcatttttattgtaatgttGTTAGTGATGGTTTTAGTAGTAGTTTTATTAGTTCTATTAAGAACAAATAAGGCTTCTCCAAAAGAAATGGAAGCAATTCCAGGTACCTTAGGATGGCCTATTATTGGAGAAAGTCTCTCTTTCATATCCGAATTTTCGAGCCCTGCTGGTATATACAGCTTCATCAACAAGAGACAGAAACT GTATGGGAAGGTGTTTAAGAGTTATGTGTTGGGAAGGTATACAGTATTCATGACGGGAAGAGAAGCAAGCAAGATCTTGTTGACAGGTAAAGATGGGATAGTGAGCTTAAACCTTTTCTACACAGGACAGCAAGTACTTGGACCTACAAGCTTGCTCCAACAGACAGGAGAGGCGCACAAGAGACTCCGAAGACTAATTGCTGAACCACTTTCTGTTGATggtttaaagaagtattttcaGTTTATCAACAGTTTAGCTATTGAAACATTGGATCAGTGGTCTGGAAGAAAAATTTTGGTTCTTGAAGAAACTTCCACA TTTACACTGAAGGTGATAGGCAACATGATAATGAGTTTAGAGCCAACTGGTGAGGAGCAAGAGAAATTTCGAACCAATTTCAAGATTATTTCTGGCTCTTTTGCTTCTTTACCCTTTAAAGTCCCGGGAACTGCCTTTTATCGTGGCATTCAG GCTCGTGATCGAATGTATGCTATGTTAGACTCGATAATTGACCAACGGAGGAGTGGGGAAAACATAAAACAAGATTTCTTGCAATCCCTGGTGAAGAAGCATGGCAAAGATGCACCCGAAGGAGATGATGATGACAAACTCACAGATAAACAACTTAAGGATAACATATTGACGCTTCTAGTTGCAGGCCACGATACTACAACTGCCGCTTTAACATGGCTCCTCAAATTTCTTCAAGAAAATCCTGCTGTATTGGAACGACTAAGA GAGGAGCATAGAGAAATCCAAGCTCAAAAACAAGGCACGTTAGATCTCACCTGGTCTGAAGTCAACAATATGCCTTACACCGCCAAA GTAATCAGTGAAACACTTCGAATGGCCACAATCCTTCCATGGTTTTCAAGAAAAGCAGCACAAGATTTTGAGATTGAGG GGTGCAAAATCAAGAAGGGATGGTCACTTAACTTGGATGTAGTGTCTATTCATCGCGACCCCAAAATATTTCCTAATCCGGAGAAGTTTGATCCTTCTAGATTTGAT GATCCTCTAAAACCTTTCAGCTTCCTTGGATTTGGAAGCGGACCACGCATGTGTCCTGGAATCAACTTAGCCAAACTGGAAATTTCTGTCTTTCTCCATCATCTTGTCTGCAGATATAA ATGGACACCGTTAGACACAGATGACTCTGTCCAGCCAACACTTGTTAGGATGCTGAAGAACAAGTATCCCGTCATGGTTGAGCCACTTTAG
- the LOC101262912 gene encoding serine decarboxylase — MVGTSAVIESMGSAVNGKEVADVRFDPTAVVPELVPAVVKSEVDAAVNGGGQEQKREIVLGRNIHTSSFSVTEPDADDDSTGDKEAYMASVLARYRKTLTDRTKYHLGYPYNLDFDYGALTQLQHFSINNLGDPFIESNYGVHSRQFEVGVLDWFARLWDIEKDEYWGYITNCGTEGNLHGILVGREVFPEGILYASKESHYSIFKAARMYRMECEKVGTLLTGEIDCADFKVKLLANKDKPAIINVNIGTTVKGAVDDLDLVIKTLEDCGFSHDRFYIHCDGALFGLMMPFVKRAPKVTFKKPIGSVSVSGHKFVGCPMPCGVQLTRLEHINALSSNVEYLASRDATIMGSRNGHAPLFLWYTLNRKGYKGFQKEVQKCLRNAHYLKDRLIGAGISAMLNELSSTVVFERPKDEEFVRKWQLACERNMAHVVVMPSVTVDKLDNFLDELVEARSIWYKDEDVKPPCLASDIGSKNCCCPQH, encoded by the exons ATGGTAGGAACAAGTGCAGTAATCGAATCGATGGGTTCAGCTGTTAATGGAAAGGAGGTGGCGGATGTTCGATTTGATCCGACGGCTGTAGTACCGGAGCTGGTGCCTGCAGTGGTGAAATCGGAAGTAGATGCGGCGGTTAATGGCGGTGGCCAGGAGCAGAAGAGGGAGATAGTGTTAGGGAGGAATATACATACGTCGTCCTTTTCTGTTACGGAACCTGATGCGGATGATGATTCTACTGGTGATAAGGAAGCGTATATGGCTAGTGTTCTAGCTCGGTATAGGAAGACTCTCACTGATCGAACTAAGTATCATTTAG GGTATCCATATAATTTGGATTTCGATTATGGTGCACTCACACAATTGCAGCATTTCTCCATCAATAACTTAGGAGATCCATTCATTGAGAGCAACTACGGTGTGCACTCAAGGCAGTTTGAAGTTGGTGTTTTGGACTGGTTTGCACGCCTATGGGATATTGAAAAGGATGAATATTGGGGATACATCACAAACTGTGGAACTGAGGGAAATCTTCATGGAATCCTTGTTGg GAGAGAAGTATTTCCTGAAGGAATTTTGTATGCTTCAAAGGAGTCtcattattctatttttaaagcaGCACGAATGTATAGGATGGAATGTGAAAAGGTTGGCACTCTACTAACTGGTGAAATAGATTGTGCAGACTTCAAAGTTAAGCTACTAGCCAACAAGGATAAGCCTGCAATCATTAATGTCAACATTG GAACTACTGTGAAAGGAGCTGTTGATGATCTTGATCTTGTCATAAAAACCCTTGAAGACTGCGGATTTTCACATGATCGATTTTATATCCACTGTGATGGGGCTCTCTTTGGGCTTATGATGCCATTTGTCAAGCGC GCACCAAAGGTTACTTTCAAAAAGCCAATCGGTAGTGTGAGTGTCTCTGGTCACAAGTTTGTGGGATGTCCAATGCCATGTGGTGTTCAACTAACAAGGCTAGAGCACATTAATGCCCTTTCTAGTAATGTGGAGTACCTTGCATCAAGGGATGCCACTATCATGGGAAGTCGGAATGGGCATGCTCCACTTTTCCTTTGGTACACTCTGAACAGAAAAGGGTACAAGGGATTCCAGAAGGAAGTCCAGAAGTGCCTGAGGAATGCTCATTATTTGAAAGACCGCCTTATAGGAGCTGGAATCAGTGCTATGCTGAATGAGCTGAGCAGCACAGTTGTTTTTGAGCGACCTAAAGATGAGGAGTTTGTTCGCAAGTGGCAACTTGCTTGTGAAAGAAATATGGCACATGTTGTTGTGATGCCTAGTGTGACAGTTGATAAGCTGGATAACTTCTTGGACGAATTAGTTGAAGCACGATCAATCTGGTACAAGGATGAGGACGTCAAACCTCCTTGTCTCGCTTCAGATATTGGGAGTAAAAACTGTTGCTGCCCTCAGCACTAA